ATTCGTATGTTGGTCAATTTTTTAATGTTTTTGTAATGTAAGCTGTTCCTATTTTATTCGATTGTAACGTGTCATGTTGTATGGTTATTTATGAAGATAGCTATCCTATTTAACGTTTGATGAATAATATGTAAATTTATTTTAGGTAAGGAGGAAGCAACATGACTGAACAGAACAAAGCACTTTCTCATGAATCAAAAGGACGGGTTCCGTATTGGGTAAAGGCTGTTATTGTATTTACGTTGGGCTGGATTGCCTTATATGCAACTCGTACGATTTTAAATCCGATAATGGACAATATTCAAGTAGACTTTGGTTTATCTAACTCGCAACTTGGCTTGATTATGAGTATATTTTTCCTTGGGTATGCCGGTTTGAATGTCCCTTCCGGAATACTTGGCGATAAGCTTGGTAAGAAACGGGTACTAGTACCTGGTGTTATTCTATTTGGTGCTTTTGCCGTTATTACGGGTATGATGCCGACATTTTTCCTTTTCATGGCGACATGGATAATGGTTGGGGTTTTCCAGGGATTCTACTATGGTCCGCAGTATGGGCTATCATCTGAAGCAATTCCGACAAAACGCATTACCATCGGAAGTGCGATTATTAACAGTGGAATGGCGTTTGGTACATCACTTGGTTACTACATCTCTACTTATACTGTTAATGTGTGGGGAATGGATTGGCGTGTTCCGTTTTACATTATTGGTATAATCGTTATTTTGATCGGGATTACCATGTGGATTGTCATCAAGGATAAGCCGGTTACGAAAGAGGACCGGGAAGCGGCTAAGGGAACGGAAGATAAATTAAAAATTGGAGATTTGTTTAAAAACAAAAACTTGATTATGGCTTATATCACCATTTTCAGTGCCATTTATGGCTTCTTCGTTATTCTTACTTGGCTCCCGTATTATTTGGAACATGCGCGCGGTATTACTGGTGGATCCGTTGCTTTTGTATCTTCGCTGGTACCTTGGGCTGCGATTCCAGGTTCTATTTTATTTAGCTGGATTGCTGATAAAATGGGAAAACGGCGTCCGGTATTGCTTGTGATGCTGCCATTGTCCATCTTGGCTATTATATCTATCGTCGCATTTGAAAGCATGACTGTTTTATATATTGCTTTGATTGGTTATGGTATTTTCGGTAAAATCAGTACCAATCCGGTTCTGGTTGCAGTTGTAGCCGATAATGCTCCTAAAAATGCTTACAGTACAGCTTTTGGTGTTTACAACTTTATTGGCATGTGTGGATCTATCCTTGCACCATATATCACCGGTTTCTTAACTGATGTGACCGGTACATTGAATGCTGGTTTCTACTTTGCAGCTGGATTGCTTGTCATTGGTACAATTGCCAGCATGTTTATTAATGAAAACAATCGTCCAAACATTGAACAGTCTGAAGCTTAAGTTTCGTCTTCTATAAAAAAAGAAGTTGGGGCAAAAGCAAGTTTAATGTGTGTCTAAATGCTCGATAAAAAAGCACAAGCAGAACGAATACAGGTAAGAAAGGAACATCTATCTTTCGATGACTGTATGAGAATTGCTTGCGCTTTTTATCTAATTCTTACAGCAGTGCTATCCTCAACTAACTGCTGAGGCAATAATTCCGCTTAAAATAAAATAACCGAATATGGTAAACAGAATCGCTATAGTGGGAGTAAAGGAGGCATCTGCTGCTAACAAAATTCAAAGCATGTTTAACAGTAAAACTATTTACGGAAAACAAAATGATTGGTATACTAAATATAATTTTCAGAACGGAGGTGAAAAGGAATGGATATAATGGCTGTGAACACACGTGAAAACTTTGGATATGCTATTGTTTTTACATGTGTCATCATGCTTATATTTGCTGATAACGGGAGAAGTCTGTCCAATTTTAGCAATATAGGTATGTTACACAGCTGATTAACTATTCTTTTTCACATATTCCGATGGGAGAAGACTGTTCGTTAATGGAGCAGTCTTTTTTGTTTTCTAAAAAATAATATAGATTGAAAATTCCTCCCTCTTTATATGTGAAAGGTAAATTTCACGGAAAAGAGGAAGCATGATGTTGTTATTTAAAAATAAAAAATTTCAATATTTAATTTGGTCAAGAATTTCCTCCAATATTGGTGATAGTATTTTTTATATTGTTTCCATGTGGGTGGTTTCAGAAATAAGCGGTTCTCCGGTACTGACTGGAGTGGCAGGATTTTTATTCACATTGCCTTCCATTTTAAATGTGTTTATTGGTCCGTTGATTGATCGCAGTAATCCTATTAAATTATATATATTTGCGAGCTTCCTACAAGCATTTTTATTAGGAATGATTTTATTCGCTTCTAACGTTGGAGATATGAATATATGGATGTTACTTTGTATTATTTTTCTTTTAACTATTTTCTCAGAAGCTGTA
The nucleotide sequence above comes from Oceanobacillus timonensis. Encoded proteins:
- a CDS encoding MFS transporter, translated to MTEQNKALSHESKGRVPYWVKAVIVFTLGWIALYATRTILNPIMDNIQVDFGLSNSQLGLIMSIFFLGYAGLNVPSGILGDKLGKKRVLVPGVILFGAFAVITGMMPTFFLFMATWIMVGVFQGFYYGPQYGLSSEAIPTKRITIGSAIINSGMAFGTSLGYYISTYTVNVWGMDWRVPFYIIGIIVILIGITMWIVIKDKPVTKEDREAAKGTEDKLKIGDLFKNKNLIMAYITIFSAIYGFFVILTWLPYYLEHARGITGGSVAFVSSLVPWAAIPGSILFSWIADKMGKRRPVLLVMLPLSILAIISIVAFESMTVLYIALIGYGIFGKISTNPVLVAVVADNAPKNAYSTAFGVYNFIGMCGSILAPYITGFLTDVTGTLNAGFYFAAGLLVIGTIASMFINENNRPNIEQSEA